Below is a window of Senegalia massiliensis DNA.
ATATTTTAATAAATACATATCACTTTTTACATAAAAAATAGTCTAGTTAAAATTAACTAGACTATTTAAAAATTATTTTTGGTCAGCTGTAACTTTTAGAAATCAACTGCCTTAATTTAAGATTCTACTGCCTTTAAAGCTGTAACTATATCATCTACATTGTCAAGAGCTTCTAATAATTCTGGAATTACTTCAAATAAGTCTCCTACAATACCATAGTCTGCAACTTTAAATATTGGTGCATCAGGATTTTTATTTATTGCTACAATACAATCAGAAGATTGCATACCAGCTAAATGCTGTATAGCACCTGATATTCCTGCTGCAATATATAATTTTGGTCTTACTGTAGTTCCAGTTTGACCTACTTGATGAGAATGCTCAATCCATCCTTCATCTACTGCTGCACGAGATGCTCCTACTACTCCACCTAATTTTTCTGATAATTTTTCAAGTAATTCAAATCCTTCAATTGTTTGAACTCCTCTACCACCAGCAACAATTATTGGAGCTTCATCAAGAGCTACTGTTTCTTTTTCAGATTTTACTATTTCTAATACTTCTGTTTTAAGATCTCCATCTTTAAATGCTACTTCAATATTTTCTATAGTTCCTACTGCATTTTCATTGTACTTAGCTTTTTCCATAACTCCAGGTCTAACTGTAGACATTTGTGGTCTGTTATTTGGACAAACTATTGTAGCCATTAAATTTCCACCAAACGCTGGACGTGTTTGAAGTAATTTTCCATCTTCTTCATCTATTTCTAAGCGAGTACAATCTGCTGTAAGTCCTGTAGCTACTTTAGCTGATACTCTTGGTCCTAAATCTCTACCAATTGTTGTAGCACCTATCAACATTATTTCAGGCTTTTTATCTTCTATAAGATCAGATATTACCTTAGCATAAGCATCAGTAGTATAATTTTCTAATTTTTCATGATCTACTTTTAGAACTTTATCTGCACCATATTTAACTAGCTTTTCAGCGTTTTCATCTAAATCTTTACCTAATAATACAGCACTTAATTCTACTCCACGTTTATCTGCTATTTTTCTTCCTTCACCAAGGAGCTCTATAGAAACATTTAATACTTCACCAGATCTTTGCTCTGCAAATACCCATACTCCTTTATAGTCATCTATATTAATTTTACTTTGTACCTCTTCTTCATCTTTAACTATTGCATCCACTGGACAAGCTTCAACACATTGTCCACAAAGTGTACAATTATCCTTTATAGTTGCTTTTTTATCAATCATATCTATAGCATCAAATGGACATACTTTTACGCATATTCCACAACCAATACATTTGTCTGTTATTACTCTTATAGCCATTATTGTCCCTCCTTTGGTTTTATATTATTTGTCTTTCTTTAAGTCTAACTATTAAATTTCTTACTTTTTCTTCAGTTGTTCCTTCTAATTTTTCTCCAGCACCTTTTGTAGCAGGTGTAAATGACTTTTTAACCTGTGTTGGAGATCCTTTAAGTCCTATTTGTGTATTATCAACTATTATGTCATCTAATGACCATACTTTTATTTCCTTTTCTCTAAATGCATCATATATTCCTCTAATTGAAGGATATCTAGGTTCATTTAATTCACCTATTGCAGTAAGAAGTACTGGCATATTTGTCTTTACTTTATAATATCCATCTTCTATTGCTCTATGAGCTATTACTGCATCTCCTTCCACGTCTAATTTTTCAACATAAGTTATTTGTGGCAAATCAAGATGCTCTGCAATTTGTGGTCCAACTTGTGCTGTATCACCATCTATTGCTTGTCTTCCACAGAATATGATATCAAAATTACCTAATCTCTTTATTGCTCCAGCAAGGGTAGTAGATGTTGCCCAAGTGTCTGCTCCAGCAAACGCTCTATCACTTAATAATATAGCATCATCTGCACCCATAGCTAAAGCTTCTTTTAGAGCTAATTTTGCTTGAGGTGGTCCCATAGTTAGTACAGTTACATTTGCATTATATTTATCTTTTAATCTTAAAGCTTCTTCCAAAGCATTTCTATCATCAGGATTTATTATACTTGGAACGCCTTCTCTTATAAGAGTTCCTGTTTTTTTGTCTATTCTTACTTCATTTGTATCAGGAACTTGCTTTATACATACAATAATATTCATCCTCTTTCCTCCTATCATTTTTAAGCTAACACATTTCCAGCTATAACCATTTTTTGAACTTCTGAAGTTCCTTCATATATCTCTGTAATCTTAGCATCTCTCATCATTCTTTCTACTGGATAATCTTTTGTATATCCATATCCACCATGTAATTGAACTGCTTTTGTAGTAACTTCCATTGCAACTTCTGATGCATAAAGTTTTGCCATAGCAGCTTCTTTTCCATAAGAAAGACCTTTTGCCTTTTTATCTGCTGCATTATATACAAGTAATCTTGCTGCATTAATTTTAGTTTCCATTTCTGCTATCATCCATTGTAATCCTTGGAATTTTGCTATCGGTCTACCAAACTGTTCTCTTTCTTTTAC
It encodes the following:
- a CDS encoding electron transfer flavoprotein subunit alpha, coding for MAIRVITDKCIGCGICVKVCPFDAIDMIDKKATIKDNCTLCGQCVEACPVDAIVKDEEEVQSKINIDDYKGVWVFAEQRSGEVLNVSIELLGEGRKIADKRGVELSAVLLGKDLDENAEKLVKYGADKVLKVDHEKLENYTTDAYAKVISDLIEDKKPEIMLIGATTIGRDLGPRVSAKVATGLTADCTRLEIDEEDGKLLQTRPAFGGNLMATIVCPNNRPQMSTVRPGVMEKAKYNENAVGTIENIEVAFKDGDLKTEVLEIVKSEKETVALDEAPIIVAGGRGVQTIEGFELLEKLSEKLGGVVGASRAAVDEGWIEHSHQVGQTGTTVRPKLYIAAGISGAIQHLAGMQSSDCIVAINKNPDAPIFKVADYGIVGDLFEVIPELLEALDNVDDIVTALKAVES
- a CDS encoding electron transfer flavoprotein subunit beta/FixA family protein; its protein translation is MNIIVCIKQVPDTNEVRIDKKTGTLIREGVPSIINPDDRNALEEALRLKDKYNANVTVLTMGPPQAKLALKEALAMGADDAILLSDRAFAGADTWATSTTLAGAIKRLGNFDIIFCGRQAIDGDTAQVGPQIAEHLDLPQITYVEKLDVEGDAVIAHRAIEDGYYKVKTNMPVLLTAIGELNEPRYPSIRGIYDAFREKEIKVWSLDDIIVDNTQIGLKGSPTQVKKSFTPATKGAGEKLEGTTEEKVRNLIVRLKERQII